In the Armatimonas rosea genome, TGCGCCTCTGGCTGTCGCTCTCAAGCGGCTGGAGCTCGCAGCCGCCGAGGAGCGTGGACGAGTGCGCGTCGCGGACCGCGAAGGGAAAGCGCACCCCGCTTAGGCGCTCCTGCTCCCAGCGCGCCAAGACCGCCTCGGCGTGCGCGACGCTGGGGACAAAGTCTGCGGGGAAGTCGAAGCGCAGGCGGTGCTCGGGGTCGTGGTCACCGGCGCAGAGCACCGGGGCATCGGTGGCGGCGAAGCGGGTCAGGCGCACCGTGCCATCGCTACGCGCGGCGAGCGTGCGGGTCATAAAAGTGCTGTTGGGATCGTCTTTGTAGGCGGCAAACGGGCCGCAGGCCACAAACCCAAAGCGTGTGTAGAGCTGGTGGGCCGGCGCAAAGAACGGCTGTGAGCCCGTCTCCAGGCTGAGGCGCATGTAGCCCCGCTCGCTGGCCTCGTCGAGGACATGCGC is a window encoding:
- a CDS encoding GNAT family N-acetyltransferase encodes the protein MTRTLAARSDGTVRLTRFAATDAPVLCAGDHDPEHRLRFDFPADFVPSVAHAEAVLARWEQERLSGVRFPFAVRDAHSSTLLGGCELQPLESDSQRRTANLSYWTYPEHRGKGVATRAVALACQLAFETYGFEQLELLTAPDNTASRRVALRSGFQELGLRDGEVLHTRTKVGDTQG